From Pirellulales bacterium, one genomic window encodes:
- a CDS encoding ATP-binding protein, translated as MAQPSWDWTADLSIPSTYAAGKSVIDQLLGELRRAQWSEHEIFGVHLAVEEAVVNAIRHGNGLDPNKQVRVLFWLAADRLRVEVADEGSGFKPERLPDPTEFENIEFPCGRGVLLMRNFMNLVEYNDQGNRVVMEKERGDNRASA; from the coding sequence ATGGCACAACCGTCTTGGGACTGGACCGCGGATCTCAGCATCCCTAGCACCTATGCCGCCGGCAAATCGGTCATCGACCAATTGCTGGGCGAGCTTCGCCGCGCCCAATGGAGCGAGCATGAAATCTTCGGCGTCCATCTGGCCGTCGAGGAGGCCGTGGTCAACGCCATCCGCCACGGGAATGGCTTGGATCCGAATAAGCAAGTCCGCGTGCTGTTTTGGCTGGCCGCCGATCGTTTGCGGGTCGAGGTCGCGGACGAGGGGAGCGGCTTCAAGCCCGAGCGGCTCCCCGACCCGACCGAATTCGAGAACATCGAATTCCCCTGCGGTCGCGGGGTGCTGCTGATGCGGAATTTCATGAACCTCGTCGAATACAACGACCAGGGCAACCGCGTCGTCATGGAAAAAGAGCGCGGCGACAATCGAGCCTCGGCCTGA
- a CDS encoding C25 family cysteine peptidase has product MQIASLILALSAVTGATAQPAPDTVVVCPSEFRDALAPWLDLRKSQGRVIQIVSNEGTPEQIRERIRCVARQGKLRFAVLVGGANPTMNANPAVRRRSIPTHLERAKVIDRWGPDTDIATDNWYADLDGDEVPDLAIGRLTVESAEELRAVVKKILAYEQAPDFHRWRARINFVAGASGFDPVVDALLEATARGLISGGIPAAFETTMTYANWHSVFCPDPRLFHQTILDRLDQGCLFWVYMGHGRRTGLDYLRLPGSNVPCLDCGDMSGLHCCAGAPIALFLACYTGAFDSPQRCLGDEMLRAEGAPVAAICASRVSMPYAMTVFGSEMIDQCFRVHAATLGEAMLGAKRRTVGVGQTELDSRRLIIDALAHAVSPAGSDLAAERIEHLALFNLIGDPLLQLHYPRAMEITAERSATAGSRLAISGRSPCDGACTIELIADHDDADAARLRQQYDSSPDALGQYQRAYQQANRPPLCSTETLAQAGQFTAALAVPPTAPGRCRIRAFVSGATDCALGSTAIEIRP; this is encoded by the coding sequence GTGCAAATCGCCTCGCTCATATTAGCGCTCAGCGCCGTGACCGGTGCGACGGCTCAGCCGGCGCCGGACACCGTGGTTGTCTGCCCGAGCGAATTCCGCGATGCGCTCGCTCCGTGGCTCGATCTCCGCAAGAGCCAGGGCCGCGTGATTCAGATCGTTTCCAACGAGGGCACACCCGAACAGATTCGCGAGCGGATTCGATGCGTGGCTCGCCAAGGGAAGCTGCGATTTGCGGTACTCGTTGGCGGGGCGAATCCCACGATGAACGCCAATCCGGCTGTTCGGCGGCGTTCGATTCCGACGCATCTCGAACGAGCGAAGGTGATCGACCGCTGGGGACCGGACACCGACATCGCGACCGACAATTGGTACGCCGATCTCGACGGCGACGAGGTTCCCGACCTGGCCATCGGGCGGCTCACGGTGGAATCCGCTGAAGAACTCCGCGCGGTGGTCAAGAAGATTCTGGCGTACGAGCAGGCCCCCGATTTTCATCGCTGGCGAGCGCGGATCAATTTCGTGGCCGGCGCGAGCGGATTCGATCCGGTCGTCGATGCGCTCTTGGAAGCGACCGCCCGGGGGCTGATCTCCGGGGGAATCCCGGCCGCCTTTGAGACCACGATGACCTACGCCAATTGGCATAGCGTCTTCTGCCCCGATCCGCGACTGTTTCATCAGACGATTCTCGATCGGCTCGATCAGGGCTGCCTGTTTTGGGTCTACATGGGGCACGGCCGCCGCACGGGGCTCGATTATCTTCGCCTGCCGGGGAGCAACGTGCCCTGCCTCGACTGCGGCGACATGAGCGGGCTGCATTGCTGCGCCGGCGCGCCGATCGCGCTCTTCCTGGCCTGCTACACCGGCGCCTTCGACTCGCCCCAGCGCTGCCTGGGAGACGAAATGCTGCGGGCCGAGGGTGCCCCGGTGGCGGCGATCTGCGCCTCGCGCGTCTCGATGCCTTACGCCATGACGGTGTTTGGCTCGGAAATGATCGATCAGTGTTTCCGCGTTCACGCCGCGACGCTCGGCGAGGCGATGCTGGGCGCCAAGCGCCGCACCGTCGGGGTCGGCCAGACCGAATTGGACTCCCGCCGGCTCATCATCGACGCGCTGGCCCACGCCGTCAGCCCGGCAGGCTCCGACCTGGCGGCAGAACGAATCGAGCACCTCGCGCTGTTCAACCTGATTGGCGACCCGCTCTTGCAATTGCACTATCCGCGCGCAATGGAAATCACCGCGGAGCGCTCGGCCACCGCCGGCAGCCGCCTCGCCATCTCGGGCCGCTCCCCTTGCGACGGCGCATGCACGATCGAACTCATCGCCGATCACGACGATGCCGACGCCGCTCGGCTGCGGCAGCAATACGATTCATCGCCGGACGCTCTCGGCCAATACCAGCGCGCCTATCAGCAGGCCAACCGCCCTCCACTCTGCTCGACCGAAACGCTCGCCCAAGCAGGCCAATTCACTGCTGCACTCGCAGTTCCGCCGACCGCCCCCGGCCGCTGCCGAATCCGTGCGTTTGTCTCCGGCGCGACCGATTGCGCTCTTGGCTCGACGGCCATCGAGATTCGGCCATAG